Within Actinoplanes sp. L3-i22, the genomic segment CGCTCGGCGATCAGCTCGCGGAGCACGCCGGGGTCGAGGCCGGCGCCGTCGAGCGGGACCCCGATCGCGGTGGCGCCGACCGTCTGGAGCAGGTCGAGCAGGGGCGGGAAGGCCGGGTTCTCGACGAGCACGTGGTCGCCGTAGCGCAGGATCACCCCGGCCAGCCGGTCCAGCGCGTCCATCGCGCCGTCCACCACGGTCAGGCGCTCCGGCGGGAACGGCCAGCGCTCCCGGAGCACCGACTCCAGCTCGGGCAGGACCGGCTCGTCGAGGTAGCTGCCGGCCCAGCGGCCGTCCCCGATCCGGCGCAGCGCGTCGCTCAGATCGGGGAGCAGCGCCGGGTCCGGCACGCCGGTGGAGAGGTCCCGCGCGAGGGCGAACGGGGGCCGGCTCAGGCGGGTGAACCGGGGCGGGGCGGGGCCGGCGACGTACGACCCGGACCGCCCCCGGGTCCGGATCGCGCCGGCCAGGGTCAGGTTCCGCCACGCCTCGCTGACCGTGGTCGGGCTGACCCCGAGCGACCCGGCGACCTCGCGCACGGTGGGCAGCCGCTCGCCGGCCGGCAATCGACCGGCGGTGATCAAACGGCTCACGGCCGCGGCAATACCCCGGGCGCTGCGGTCCTCGACCGCCCCGGTGATCAGCGGAAGCAAATTACCTCTCCGAAACAATCGGTTACATATCAGCAATTGTTCGCCTCAATGTGTGTCGTTAAGGTCCTACGGCATCAAGCGCTGTCAAGCAAGCCCTAGCGCTGGGGATACTGCAGGGAGTAGACACACGATCACAGGCGCTTTTGTGGCGCACTGCGCGTGCCAAAGATCGAATGAGAGGGGCCGCCATGACGACCGGAGTCGTCCGCGCCGCCCTCGTCCAGACCACTTGGACGGGCGACAAGGAATCGATGATCAAGGCGCACGAGGATTATGCCCGTGACGCCGCCGCCCAGGGTGCGAAGGTCATCTGCTTCCAGGAGCTGTTCTACGGGCCGTACTTCTGCCAGGTGCAGGACGCGGCCTTCTACGAGTACGCCGAGTCCGTCCCCGGCCCGACGACCGAGCGCTTCCAGGCACTCGCCGCCGAGCTGGGCATGGTGATGGTCCTGCCGATGTACGAGAAGGAGCAGGAGGGCGTCCTCTACAACACGGCCGCGGTCGTGGACGCCGACGGCACGTACCTCGGCAAGTACCGCAAGAACCACATTCCCCAGGTCAAGGGCTTCTGGGAGAAGTTCTACTTCCGCCCCGGCAACCTCGGCTACCCGGTCTTCGACACCGCGGTCGGCCGGGTCGGCGTGTACATCTGCTACGACCGGCACTTCCCGGAGGGCTGGCGGGCGCTGGGCCTGAACGGCGCGCAGATCGTCTTCAACCCGTCGGCGACCAGCCGCGGCCTGTCGTCGTACCTGTGGCAGCTGGAGCAGCCGGCCAGCGCGGTGGCGAACGAGTACTTCATCGGCGCGATCAACCGGGTCGGCGTCGAGGAGCTCGGCGAGAACGACTTCTACGGGCAGACGTACTTCGTCGACCCGGAGGGCAAGTTCGTGGGCGAGGTCGGTGACACCCACAACCCCGAGCTGATCGTCCGTGACCTGGACCTGAGCCTGCTCAAGACGGTCCGCGAGCGCTGGCAGTTCTACCGCGACCGCCGGCCGGACAGCTACAACGGGCTGGTGCAACCATGACCATTCTGATCAAGGGCGGGACGGTGGTCGGCCCGACCGGGGCGTCGCTCGCGGACGTGCTGGTCGACGGCGAGACGATCGTCGCGCTCTACGCGCCCGGCCAGGCGCCGGAGGGTCCGGAGATCATCGACGCGACCGGGAAGTACGTGATCCCGGGCGCGATCGACGCGCACACCCACATGCAGATGCCGTTCGGCGGCACCGAGGCCAGCGACACGTTCGACACCGGCACCAAGGCCGCGGCGATCGGCGGGACGACCACGATCATCGACTTCGCCATTCAGCGGTACGGCGAGGTGGTGCAGGACGGGCTGGCCGCGTGGCACGGCAAGACCGCCGACCAGTGCCACATCGACTACGGCTTCCACA encodes:
- a CDS encoding nitrilase-related carbon-nitrogen hydrolase, which translates into the protein MTTGVVRAALVQTTWTGDKESMIKAHEDYARDAAAQGAKVICFQELFYGPYFCQVQDAAFYEYAESVPGPTTERFQALAAELGMVMVLPMYEKEQEGVLYNTAAVVDADGTYLGKYRKNHIPQVKGFWEKFYFRPGNLGYPVFDTAVGRVGVYICYDRHFPEGWRALGLNGAQIVFNPSATSRGLSSYLWQLEQPASAVANEYFIGAINRVGVEELGENDFYGQTYFVDPEGKFVGEVGDTHNPELIVRDLDLSLLKTVRERWQFYRDRRPDSYNGLVQP